The following proteins are encoded in a genomic region of Falsibacillus pallidus:
- a CDS encoding M14 family metallopeptidase, producing the protein MEIRAKEGSSLRYYSQFYNLPHILLQHSNPGQMASIFKKDDYVRIPGYTDAIDGSNFDPIRIEEPIINPKIRYDFSALKKDIEILLKAYPFMEKRIIGKSVLKKPIIELRIGHGPKKIHWNGSFHGNEWITTCAIMKFLNEYLAALTTGRTLNKVNPLQIYESTTLSIVPMVNPDGVDLVLNGPPPEQFELLHELNSKSGDFTGWKANIRGVDLNKQFPAKWKEQKQKGVSAPSPRDYGGREPLCEPESSSMARLAEDSRFDLLLAFHTQGKEFYWGYEGMEPPESELIAEAFAKASGYQSVKDIDSFAGFKDWYIKKFRKPGFTIELGKGINPLPLSQFEEIYRDVFGIFLTSLIVL; encoded by the coding sequence ATGGAAATCAGGGCAAAAGAAGGGTCGTCCTTAAGGTACTACAGCCAGTTTTACAATCTTCCTCACATATTATTGCAGCATTCAAACCCCGGTCAAATGGCATCCATATTTAAAAAGGATGATTACGTCAGGATTCCTGGCTACACTGACGCCATAGATGGAAGCAATTTTGACCCAATCAGAATAGAAGAACCTATAATTAATCCAAAAATCCGATATGATTTTTCAGCACTGAAAAAAGATATTGAAATACTTCTTAAAGCCTATCCTTTCATGGAGAAAAGGATCATTGGAAAATCAGTATTGAAAAAGCCCATCATTGAGTTAAGGATTGGGCACGGACCAAAAAAAATTCACTGGAATGGATCATTTCATGGGAACGAATGGATTACTACATGTGCCATCATGAAGTTCCTTAATGAATATCTAGCTGCATTGACCACAGGAAGAACCCTCAATAAAGTGAATCCGTTGCAAATATATGAAAGCACAACCCTTTCCATAGTCCCAATGGTCAACCCTGATGGTGTGGACCTTGTATTGAACGGGCCGCCTCCCGAGCAATTTGAATTGCTCCATGAGTTGAATAGCAAAAGCGGGGACTTCACGGGTTGGAAGGCTAATATCCGAGGAGTTGATCTGAATAAACAGTTTCCCGCGAAGTGGAAAGAACAGAAACAAAAAGGGGTATCAGCTCCTTCTCCAAGGGATTACGGCGGGAGGGAACCATTATGTGAACCAGAATCCTCTTCAATGGCCAGGCTTGCTGAAGATTCTCGATTTGATCTGCTGCTCGCCTTCCATACACAAGGAAAGGAATTTTATTGGGGGTATGAAGGGATGGAGCCTCCAGAATCAGAGTTAATTGCGGAAGCATTTGCAAAAGCAAGCGGATATCAATCCGTAAAGGACATCGATAGTTTTGCTGGATTTAAAGACTGGTATATCAAGAAGTTCCGCAAACCAGGCTTTACCATTGAATTAGGAAAGGGAATCAATCCATTGCCCCTTTCACAGTTTGAAGAAATTTATCGTGATGTGTTCGGCATCTTTTTGACCAGCCTGATAGTGCTTTAA
- a CDS encoding LTA synthase family protein, giving the protein MNKKNSPMPFVIIGAVLMWIKTYIAYKTSFNMKIDDPLQEFILLINPLSFLLIIFSLALFMEKEKNQKIYIIGMSGILTFILYANIGFYRFFNDFLTLPVLFQTNNFGELGSSMGELLHWTDIAYFMDVVILCAILNLKPNWLKFNFVSKVKRKGYYLFAGILALVNLSLAEIERPQLLTRSFDREMLVKNIGTYNYHLYDLFLQSKSSAQRAMADGSKLADIQNYVMANKTEPDPELFGIAKGRNLIIVSMESMQGFVIHSKINGKEVTPFLNSLIKDSYYFDHFYHQTGQGKTSDAEFLIENSLFPLGRGAVFFTHSGNQYESLAKRLGQNGYYTAAMHANNKSFWNRDLMYKSLDYNRYYSSVDYKIRDGETVGWGMKDIPFFAQSTEMMQKMPQPFYTKLITLTNHHPFKLDPEDRYIDEFTSNDGTVNRYFTTVRYTDEALKQFFAYLKEKGLYENSIILLYGDHYGISENHNAAMAQFLGEEITPFKTIQLQRVPLFLIIPGVTDMGRGKIISKVSGQIDIRPTLLHLLGLPEKNDMEFGTDIFSKEHEDFVVLRNGSFITDKLIYANSHCYEKNTELQVDPVLCDPYKESAKTQLDYSDQIIYGDLLRFYHSSN; this is encoded by the coding sequence ATGAATAAGAAGAATAGTCCGATGCCATTTGTCATCATTGGTGCAGTATTAATGTGGATAAAAACTTATATTGCCTATAAAACGAGTTTCAATATGAAAATAGATGATCCTTTGCAGGAATTCATTTTGTTGATCAATCCCCTCTCATTTTTATTGATCATCTTCAGTTTGGCGTTATTTATGGAAAAAGAGAAAAACCAGAAAATCTATATCATTGGAATGAGCGGTATTTTAACGTTCATTTTATATGCCAACATAGGCTTTTATCGGTTTTTTAATGATTTTTTGACCCTTCCTGTATTATTTCAAACGAATAACTTCGGGGAATTAGGAAGCAGTATGGGTGAACTGCTTCATTGGACAGATATTGCCTATTTTATGGATGTAGTAATTCTTTGTGCGATTCTCAACTTAAAACCAAATTGGCTCAAATTCAATTTTGTCAGCAAAGTAAAACGGAAAGGCTATTATTTATTCGCGGGAATATTGGCCCTGGTTAATTTAAGTCTTGCTGAAATTGAGCGGCCGCAGTTGTTGACAAGATCATTTGACAGGGAAATGCTTGTAAAAAATATTGGCACGTATAATTATCACCTCTATGACCTGTTTCTCCAATCGAAGTCGTCTGCACAGCGAGCAATGGCAGATGGAAGCAAACTCGCTGATATCCAGAATTATGTGATGGCCAATAAGACAGAGCCTGATCCCGAATTATTCGGCATTGCCAAAGGACGCAACTTGATCATCGTCTCAATGGAATCCATGCAGGGATTTGTCATCCATTCAAAAATAAATGGAAAAGAAGTTACACCGTTTCTAAACAGCCTTATTAAGGACAGCTATTATTTTGATCATTTTTATCATCAGACAGGACAAGGGAAGACTTCGGATGCGGAGTTTTTAATTGAGAATTCTTTATTTCCATTAGGAAGAGGGGCGGTTTTCTTTACCCACTCCGGAAATCAATACGAATCACTGGCCAAAAGGCTTGGACAGAACGGCTATTATACAGCAGCAATGCATGCAAATAATAAAAGCTTCTGGAATAGGGACCTGATGTATAAGTCTTTAGACTACAACCGCTATTACTCCAGTGTGGATTATAAAATCAGGGACGGAGAAACCGTCGGATGGGGTATGAAGGATATCCCGTTTTTTGCACAGAGTACAGAAATGATGCAGAAAATGCCCCAGCCATTTTATACAAAATTGATCACCCTTACGAATCATCATCCATTCAAGCTGGATCCTGAGGACCGGTACATCGATGAATTTACTTCAAATGATGGAACGGTAAATCGCTACTTTACAACGGTGCGCTACACTGACGAAGCATTGAAGCAATTCTTTGCCTATTTGAAGGAAAAAGGTCTTTATGAGAATTCGATTATCCTTTTATACGGCGATCACTATGGAATTTCTGAAAATCACAATGCAGCCATGGCACAATTTTTAGGGGAGGAAATCACGCCGTTTAAGACCATTCAACTTCAAAGAGTCCCACTCTTCCTCATTATTCCTGGCGTGACGGATATGGGGAGGGGGAAAATCATATCCAAAGTAAGCGGTCAAATCGATATCAGGCCAACTCTTCTGCATCTCCTGGGACTTCCGGAAAAAAATGATATGGAATTCGGGACTGATATATTTTCAAAAGAACATGAGGACTTCGTCGTTCTAAGGAATGGAAGCTTTATTACAGACAAGCTGATATATGCCAATTCACATTGCTACGAAAAAAATACGGAGCTGCAGGTGGATCCAGTTCTCTGTGATCCATATAAAGAATCTGCCAAGACTCAGTTGGATTATTCAGATCAAATTATATACGGCGACTTGCTCCGCTTTTATCATTCATCAAATTAA
- a CDS encoding ROK family glucokinase produces the protein MMEKWLVGVDLGGTTTKFAFLNTYGEILHKWEIPTDTNNKGKNIIINIAKSIDEKLEELDQPKEKLAGVGMGAPGPVDMSKGIIYEAVNLGWESNYPLKDLLEVETNLPAIIDNDANCAALGEMWKGAGNGSKDTICVTLGTGVGGGIIANGQIVHGVKGAGGEIGHITVVPENGAPCNCGKTGCLETVASATGVVRLAKEAMNSTDLPSVLREKISSSENITSKDIFDAAKDNDELALKVVDQLGFYLGLALANLGNAMNPENIVIGGGVSKAGDILLDHVKGYFKKFAFPTVAASTSLAIASLGNDAGVIGAAWLVKTLK, from the coding sequence ATGATGGAAAAATGGCTAGTAGGAGTGGACCTTGGTGGAACCACTACAAAGTTTGCTTTCTTGAATACATACGGGGAGATCCTTCATAAATGGGAAATCCCGACAGATACGAATAATAAAGGCAAAAATATCATTATCAATATTGCCAAATCGATCGATGAGAAATTAGAAGAGCTTGACCAGCCTAAAGAAAAATTGGCGGGTGTCGGAATGGGTGCCCCAGGGCCTGTCGATATGTCAAAGGGCATCATCTATGAAGCCGTTAACTTAGGATGGGAGAGCAACTATCCTCTAAAGGATCTGCTTGAAGTCGAAACTAACCTTCCTGCCATCATTGATAATGATGCAAACTGTGCAGCACTTGGTGAAATGTGGAAAGGGGCAGGCAACGGATCAAAGGATACGATCTGCGTGACTCTTGGCACCGGTGTGGGCGGCGGCATCATCGCCAATGGCCAAATTGTACATGGAGTGAAAGGCGCAGGCGGAGAGATCGGACACATTACGGTTGTACCTGAAAATGGAGCTCCGTGCAATTGCGGGAAAACCGGTTGTCTAGAAACCGTTGCATCTGCAACAGGTGTCGTCCGACTTGCAAAAGAAGCCATGAATTCCACCGATCTTCCTTCGGTTCTCAGAGAAAAAATTTCATCTTCTGAAAATATAACTTCAAAAGATATATTCGATGCTGCGAAAGACAATGATGAGCTCGCTTTAAAAGTAGTGGATCAGCTTGGATTTTATCTTGGGCTTGCATTGGCAAACCTGGGCAATGCGATGAATCCTGAGAATATCGTCATTGGTGGAGGGGTATCCAAAGCAGGGGATATCCTATTGGATCACGTAAAAGGATACTTCAAAAAATTTGCCTTCCCGACTGTTGCCGCTTCAACATCATTGGCCATCGCTTCTTTAGGAAATGATGCGGGCGTCATCGGGGCTGCTTGGCTTGTCAAAACTTTAAAATGA